GCCACCTCGGTATGAGTGGCACCGGTTCGAAGTGAAAGGGACTCTAACAGGTTTTTATCGGTGTAACCTGTCATCGAAATAGTGTGCAAATGAATGTTTTTCGCCTCTAACTTGGCCGTCAATTCGTTTAATATTCGATCCCGCGACGCTTTATTCACCGATTCATCTAAACTAATATCAACCATCCCGTCGGTGACCAACACCCAATGGCGGGAAAAATTCGGGCGTAGATCTCCAGAGTCAGGCGTGTCTAAGAGCAAAGCAATGATGGCTTCTAAGTCCGTTTTTACATCTTGTGTCACGTAACTGTTTACGTAGCTTTCCAGCTTTGCTTTGCTGGCTTTATTGACGATCGACTCTTCGAGCAACACTCTGGGCTCTTCACCAAATAACCAGATACCCAGCGTAGCCTGCTCTTCAGGCGCCAGGCTTGAAATAAGGCGCAAGGCTTCTGAAGTAAGCTTATCAGGATCGCTGATAATCATGCTGCCCGATGCATCGACAATAACGCGAAACTGCGTATCGGCATGACTTAACGGCGTTCCAAAAGACAAACAAACCGACAACAATAGCGCTGCATTTACTCTTAACCACGTCATGCTGACAAACTCCTCAGATTACACTTGCTAAAATTAGTGCTTAGCTTATGGGTACAGTCGTTTTTTTCAGGTAACGTCATACGGCTTGGGCATACCATGAACCCATTTGATCACGTGTACTTCCCAATCTTCTTCCGCTACCTTGGTTTCATTGACCGCATAATCACGCACCGTTAACCCTTGGCGTAACATTTCTTTATTACTCCCCACCACCAAAGGGTGCCAATTAGGTAACTGTTTCGTTTCGTGAAGCACACGATAACTGCACGTATCTGGCAGCCAATCAAAATCCGTTAACTGATCTGGGGTTAATGTAATACAGCTTGCCACTTTTGCTTGTCGAGTGTCATATACCTTACATTGACAGGTGGTCAGATTGAGTTGCTGACAAGACAAGTTAGTGTAAAAAACCTCTTCGGTTTCATCATCCTGCAATTTTTGTAGGCAACATTTACCACAGCCATCACAGATGGACTCCCACTCTACTGGAGACATTTTTTCCAGTGGCGTGATTTGCCAAAAAGGCTCGTAACGCTTTGCTATCATAATCAGTAAATGGCTTCTGTTGGGGTTTTATAAAGGTCGAGTAAGTAATCGTCTTTCACTGGTGGCAGCTGCAAATAAAAACCTTTTTCACGAATTTCAGACGCCACTTTTTCAGGTTTAGCACGAGCAAGCGTGCTTTCCTTAGTCAATAACATGGTCATGGCACTGATGCCTTTACCAAAACGTGTCATTAATTCTTCCGGGATTTTTTTCAAGCCCTGACTTTTTTCTACATACAAGTACATGCCGTCGTGCTTGGAAGAGCGAAATACTTCTACAATTAAATGTTGTTTCATAATGTTCTCTGGCGTCACCGCGCCATTTAGGGCTTTTTGAATTTTTCCAAAACTGGGTTTACGATGGCTTCACGTCGCCACCCCGTCATGGCCGGATTGTTCCAGTCTATATCAGACCCATCAAACAAATGACGTACCAAAGGGTCCAACAGTTTACGTTTCATCATAGCTTCCGGCGCAATATGTATACGCTCCGCTTGCTGACGCACGAAGGCTTTAATTGCCTTTGTCAAATCACCCGTTCGGGGGGGCAAAGGCATTTCCAACGGCAATTGATATTCATCGGCGGATAGCTCATTGACCAGAGCCACGTTTTGCAAAATAACGTCACCATACAAACGATGTTGACGACCCGTTAACTCTTCCGCTTCAGACACGGCTTTATGATGCGTTGGTAAGGTATCCGCCAATGACCATAAAGTGCGATCTTTAAGGATTTGCCCTTTAGGCACATCCTCTTTACGTGCTTGCTCGTCGCGCCAAATAAACAACAAACGCAATAACGTCAGACCCAAAGGAGACAAACGCCATGCGGTTTTTATTCCGTCCCAGTTTTGTTTAGGATCCGAGTTCATTTGATACTGCCATTTAAGGGAATCACAGTCTTCCATCACCCATTCAAGCATGCCTTTTTCTTGTAAACGGGCAAGTTGCATTGGATACACGTTTGCAAGATAAACCACATCCAAGGCCGCGTAACGCTTTTGCGCCGCCGTCAGAGGTCGCTGGGTCCAATCGGAACGCGTTTCATCTTTGGCGACTTCAATTTGTAAATATTCATGAATTAACTTTACATAACTTAGCGACCATTTCGCACTCGCGTAGGCTTCACCAATCTGCGTGTCGTAAAACGGCGTAGGCAATACACCCAGTAATCGGTCAAATACATCCAGATCTTCGGAGCACGCGTGAAACACCTTCATAACATTAGGGTTAACCATGAGATCACGCAACGGATCCCACGCATCGATCGTTAAAGGATCAATCAGCACGGCTTGATCGCCTTCGCTAATTTGAATCAGCCCTGTAATCGGGAAATACGTTGCCCGGCGAATGAATTCCGTATCCACCGCAATTACGGGTAATTGCGCCCAGTACTCACACCAACTCTCCAGCGACTCATTGTCTGCCACACAAATAATAGTCAGAGCATCATCTTGATCATTCATTTTAGAGTTTCTTCCGTCCCTCAAGCGCCAGCGCCAGAGTGTTACCATCAACGTATTCCAGCTCGCCGCCCATGGGAACACCATGAGCAATACGGCTGACGTTAATGTTCAGTGTTTTTAATATCTCCGCGATATAATGACAAGTCGCCTCGCCCTCTATCGTAGAGTTTGTGGCGATAATCGCCTCTTCGACGTCATTGTGTTGAACAAGGGCTTCCAAACGATCAAGCCCCAATTCTTCCGGACCAACGCCATCAATCGGTGACAAATGCCCCAATAAAACAAAATACCTTCCAGTAAAGGTACCCGCCGACTCGATAGCCACCACATCCGCGGGTGTTTCAACAATACATAATCGCTTAGGATCACGCTCAGGATCTTGGCACAACTGGCATTCAGCTTCTTCCGTTAGCGTACGACAACTTGAACAGCGCCCAACTTTGTCAAGTGCTTCGCGCAATCCATTTGCTAACCTGTCTGCCCCTTGATGATCGCGTTCAAGTAAATACAAGGCCATTTTTTGAGCTGACCTGGGGCCAACACCCGGTAAACAACGCAATGAATCAATCAATTCTTTAATTAAGGGACTGAACAAAATCCTCTCCTAAAATGGCATTTTAAAACCAGGTGGCAAGGACATGCCCGCCGTTGCTGCGGCCATTTTTTCTTTTTGGCTGACTTCAATATTACGCACCGCATCGTTGACAGCGGCCGCAATAAGGTCTTCCAGCATTTCTTTGTCTTCACCCACCAAAGAATCGTCAATAGAAACGCGTTTTACGTCGTGACGGCCTGTCATGAGGATCTTCACCAATCCGGCACCGGATTGACCTTCAACCTCCATGCTGGCGACTTCTTCTTGCGCTTTTTGCATGTTTTCCTGCATTTGTTGCGCTTGACGCATCATGTTACCCATACCACCTTTGAACATACCTTCGCCCTCCAAATTAAGCTTTAACTTTAACCGTATCATAAACCAATTGAGCGCCCATCGTCGCCGATAAAGCTTGCACAACTGGATGTGATTGTAAATATTGTATGGCCTCCTGCAAGGCCTCTGCTCGCTTACTTATCGCAAATTCTTCTGCGGTCACGCCGCTGGTGTCTTCCACTGTGTCTATGATCAAGGGAACCGGCATGGCAAAAAAATCACTCAATGCGCCCTGTATTTGTTCATAACGCACTTGATTCAACATGTGTCCGTATTCTAAAGGAACCTGCAAGCGGATACCTTGATCACTGGCGTCGACTAAACTGGAGTTCATCAGGATGTTTTGCACCAAGCCGGTTAAATTTAACCGAGGTGCTACCAGCCACCAGATCTTCATCGTCAATTCACTGAAATGCGCCAATACAGGCAAGTCCATACCCAAAGCAGGTTGTGCGATCGCATCCGGCACCTTCGATAACCGTGTTTGTGTCGACATGCTTTCATTAGCTTCGTTAATTTCATGGCTCGCTATCGGCTCGACAACGCCAGAGACTAACGCATCGACCAAGTCGGCCGCAGGGTTAAAAGGGTCAATGATGTCCGCGATCGCCTGCTCTTCTGTTTCTTGCTCATCTTCATCTTCATCTTGTTCTTGCTGAACAAACGTCGGCGGAACGACAGAAGACTTTTGTGCTGTTGGCTCTGGTTTTGATTTTTGTACTTGCTGTTCCGGTTCTGTTTCCTGTATTGGCGTTATCTGGGCTTGAGCCGATGGCTTTTCAACCGTCTCAATACGAACTTCTGGCTCGTTATCGGCTGGCGCCTCTTCCCATGGTGGGCGCTCCGCTTGGGATAACCGGTTACTAGGGGAATTCATAACGCTAATCGACGCTGTGTTTTCGATATTGACTTCAACTGCACTTGCTTCAAGCGTGTTTGGCTCAACATTTTCTAGTTGAGTCGCACTTGGCTCGGCGGTCTCTAGTTCAGCATTTTCTGGCTCAGAACGCTCTACTACAAGAGCTGCACGCTCAACGGGGGCTGTTTTTTTTTCCGCTAATATCGGTTCCGACACTACCGGTTCCGACACTACCGGTTCCGACACTACCGGCGCCTCTTCATAGCTCACTCTCATTGGTGGAGTAGGACGAAACGCAATCAGTCTCAACATCAGCATTTCAAAGCCGGCGCGTGCAGAATGCGCTAA
The sequence above is a segment of the Marinomonas sp. IMCC 4694 genome. Coding sequences within it:
- the dnaX gene encoding DNA polymerase III subunit gamma/tau; the protein is MSYQVLARKWRPQTFLEMAGQDHVLQALVNALRQQRLHHAYLFTGTRGVGKTTIARIFAKCLNCETNGISPEPCGTCDSCREIVEGRFVDLIEVDAASRTKVEDTRELLENVQYAPTRGRFKVYLIDEVHMLSTHSFNALLKTLEEPPAHVKFLLATTDPQKLPVTVLSRCLQFNLKNMSPQRVVDYLQTVLNTEQVGFDQAALWQIGQAANGSMRDALSLTDQAIAFGNGAISESDVTAMLGLVNQSQVLDLLESVAAKKAADVLSRIELLADYQPDFTAICGSLLDVLHRIAIEQQVPGALVDQLGDLSRIQAMAASVSSEEIQLMYQSLLIGRRDLPLAHSARAGFEMLMLRLIAFRPTPPMRVSYEEAPVVSEPVVSEPVVSEPILAEKKTAPVERAALVVERSEPENAELETAEPSATQLENVEPNTLEASAVEVNIENTASISVMNSPSNRLSQAERPPWEEAPADNEPEVRIETVEKPSAQAQITPIQETEPEQQVQKSKPEPTAQKSSVVPPTFVQQEQDEDEDEQETEEQAIADIIDPFNPAADLVDALVSGVVEPIASHEINEANESMSTQTRLSKVPDAIAQPALGMDLPVLAHFSELTMKIWWLVAPRLNLTGLVQNILMNSSLVDASDQGIRLQVPLEYGHMLNQVRYEQIQGALSDFFAMPVPLIIDTVEDTSGVTAEEFAISKRAEALQEAIQYLQSHPVVQALSATMGAQLVYDTVKVKA
- the recR gene encoding recombination mediator RecR is translated as MFSPLIKELIDSLRCLPGVGPRSAQKMALYLLERDHQGADRLANGLREALDKVGRCSSCRTLTEEAECQLCQDPERDPKRLCIVETPADVVAIESAGTFTGRYFVLLGHLSPIDGVGPEELGLDRLEALVQHNDVEEAIIATNSTIEGEATCHYIAEILKTLNINVSRIAHGVPMGGELEYVDGNTLALALEGRKKL
- the rnd gene encoding ribonuclease D, whose translation is MNDQDDALTIICVADNESLESWCEYWAQLPVIAVDTEFIRRATYFPITGLIQISEGDQAVLIDPLTIDAWDPLRDLMVNPNVMKVFHACSEDLDVFDRLLGVLPTPFYDTQIGEAYASAKWSLSYVKLIHEYLQIEVAKDETRSDWTQRPLTAAQKRYAALDVVYLANVYPMQLARLQEKGMLEWVMEDCDSLKWQYQMNSDPKQNWDGIKTAWRLSPLGLTLLRLLFIWRDEQARKEDVPKGQILKDRTLWSLADTLPTHHKAVSEAEELTGRQHRLYGDVILQNVALVNELSADEYQLPLEMPLPPRTGDLTKAIKAFVRQQAERIHIAPEAMMKRKLLDPLVRHLFDGSDIDWNNPAMTGWRREAIVNPVLEKFKKP
- a CDS encoding YcgL domain-containing protein; this encodes MKQHLIVEVFRSSKHDGMYLYVEKSQGLKKIPEELMTRFGKGISAMTMLLTKESTLARAKPEKVASEIREKGFYLQLPPVKDDYLLDLYKTPTEAIY
- a CDS encoding YbaB/EbfC family nucleoid-associated protein — translated: MFKGGMGNMMRQAQQMQENMQKAQEEVASMEVEGQSGAGLVKILMTGRHDVKRVSIDDSLVGEDKEMLEDLIAAAVNDAVRNIEVSQKEKMAAATAGMSLPPGFKMPF
- a CDS encoding YcgN family cysteine cluster protein, with product MIAKRYEPFWQITPLEKMSPVEWESICDGCGKCCLQKLQDDETEEVFYTNLSCQQLNLTTCQCKVYDTRQAKVASCITLTPDQLTDFDWLPDTCSYRVLHETKQLPNWHPLVVGSNKEMLRQGLTVRDYAVNETKVAEEDWEVHVIKWVHGMPKPYDVT